A single genomic interval of Solimonas sp. K1W22B-7 harbors:
- the prmC gene encoding peptide chain release factor N(5)-glutamine methyltransferase: MTLSEALAWATARIGAASDSPRQDAEILLAHQLGLSRGQLFTRLREPLRPTDAEAFEEQVALRARQQPVAYLTGEKGFWTLTLKVTPAVLVPRPETELLVEWALECLAASEAPRIADLGTGSGAIALALASELPEALVIATDLSPEALAVARGNAAELGLERVGFREGHWCEPLQGERFDLVVSNPPYIAARDEHLPALRHEPLSALTDGADGLQCLRQIVEDAPALLCPGGWLLLEHGYDQGEAVRGLLRQAGLADIATRRDLGGQERATGGRKP, from the coding sequence GTGACCCTGAGCGAGGCGCTGGCCTGGGCGACGGCGCGCATCGGCGCCGCCAGCGACAGCCCGCGCCAGGACGCCGAGATCCTGCTCGCCCACCAATTGGGCCTGAGTCGCGGCCAGCTGTTCACGCGCCTGCGCGAGCCGCTGCGTCCGACGGATGCCGAGGCTTTCGAGGAGCAGGTGGCGCTGCGCGCGCGCCAGCAGCCGGTGGCCTATCTCACCGGCGAAAAGGGCTTCTGGACGCTGACGCTGAAGGTCACGCCCGCCGTGCTGGTGCCGCGCCCCGAGACCGAGCTGCTGGTGGAGTGGGCGCTGGAGTGCTTGGCCGCCAGCGAGGCGCCGCGCATCGCCGACCTCGGTACCGGCAGCGGCGCCATCGCCCTGGCCCTGGCCAGCGAACTGCCCGAGGCCTTGGTGATCGCTACCGATCTCTCGCCCGAGGCCCTGGCCGTGGCCCGCGGCAACGCCGCCGAGCTGGGCCTGGAGCGCGTCGGATTCCGCGAAGGCCACTGGTGCGAGCCGCTGCAGGGCGAGCGCTTCGACCTGGTCGTCTCCAATCCGCCCTACATCGCGGCGCGCGACGAACACCTGCCGGCGCTGCGCCACGAGCCGCTGTCGGCGCTGACCGATGGCGCCGACGGCCTGCAGTGCCTGCGCCAGATCGTCGAAGACGCCCCCGCGCTGCTGTGTCCGGGTGGCTGGCTGCTGCTGGAACACGGCTATGATCAGGGCGAAGCCGTGCGCGGCCTGCTGCGGCAGGCCGGGCTGGCCGATATCGCCACCCGCCGCGACCTCGGCGGCCAGGAACGCGCCACCGGAGGCCGCAAGCCTTGA
- the ispE gene encoding 4-(cytidine 5'-diphospho)-2-C-methyl-D-erythritol kinase: MTLAPFTNEFPWPAPAKLNLFLHVTARRVDGYHDLQTLFQFLDHGDSLFFVPRGDGKVVRQNALPGIAPEDDLAVRAAKLLGKLSGAGLGADIRIEKRLPIGGGLGGGSSNAATTLVALNRLWNTGFTTAELAEIGLKLGADVPVFVRGLASWAEGVGERLAPVEMPEPWYLVVVPEVSVSTREIFEATELKRDCPRVTLDDYLAGRTVNVCEPVTTARYPEVGQALEWGRQQGPARMSGTGASVYVTFTERALASQAQKRVPAQWKSFVARGLNRSPLTAIMRGL, encoded by the coding sequence ATGACCCTCGCTCCCTTCACCAATGAATTCCCCTGGCCGGCCCCGGCCAAGCTGAACCTGTTCCTGCACGTGACCGCGCGCCGCGTCGACGGCTACCACGACCTGCAGACCCTGTTCCAGTTCCTGGACCACGGCGACAGCCTGTTCTTCGTACCGCGCGGCGACGGCAAGGTGGTGCGCCAGAACGCCCTGCCCGGCATCGCCCCGGAGGATGACCTGGCGGTGCGCGCCGCCAAGCTGCTGGGCAAGCTCAGCGGCGCCGGCCTGGGCGCCGACATCCGCATCGAGAAGCGCCTGCCGATCGGCGGCGGCCTGGGCGGTGGCTCCAGCAACGCGGCCACCACCCTGGTGGCGCTGAACCGCCTGTGGAACACCGGATTCACCACCGCCGAACTGGCCGAGATCGGCCTCAAGCTGGGCGCCGACGTGCCGGTCTTCGTGCGCGGCCTGGCCAGCTGGGCCGAGGGCGTGGGCGAGCGCCTGGCGCCGGTGGAGATGCCGGAACCCTGGTACCTGGTGGTGGTCCCCGAGGTCTCGGTCAGCACCCGCGAGATCTTCGAGGCCACGGAACTGAAGCGCGATTGCCCCCGCGTGACCCTGGACGACTACCTGGCCGGCCGCACCGTCAACGTCTGCGAGCCGGTCACCACGGCGCGCTACCCGGAGGTGGGGCAGGCCCTGGAATGGGGCCGCCAGCAGGGTCCGGCCCGCATGTCGGGCACCGGCGCCTCGGTCTACGTCACGTTCACCGAACGGGCGCTCGCCAGCCAGGCCCAGAAGCGGGTGCCGGCACAATGGAAGAGTTTCGTCGCGCGCGGGCTGAATCGCTCACCGCTCACCGCTATAATGCGCGGCCTGTGA
- the lolB gene encoding lipoprotein insertase outer membrane protein LolB — translation MRLAWSGVVAASLLAGCALFKGPQMSQTPSESLWQERRAALERIDRFALQARVASNGSLGMKGDLRWQQNPDGSFDLRVAGPFGVGALSIVGTPSLVEVRSREGSQVTNEPEAWLRRKLGWTFPIAGLRYWALGLPAPGSPAVIELDAEGEIAALEQDGWRLEYDEYQPAGPVSLPRRLQLAKPEVTIKLVADRWDGLPGVDTAQPATEPPLQ, via the coding sequence ATGAGGCTCGCGTGGAGCGGCGTGGTCGCCGCCAGCCTGCTGGCGGGCTGCGCCCTGTTCAAGGGTCCGCAGATGTCGCAAACCCCTTCTGAAAGCCTCTGGCAGGAGCGCCGCGCCGCGCTGGAGCGGATCGACCGCTTTGCACTGCAGGCCCGCGTCGCCAGCAACGGCAGCCTGGGCATGAAGGGCGACCTGCGCTGGCAGCAGAACCCCGACGGCAGCTTCGACCTGCGCGTGGCCGGCCCCTTCGGCGTGGGCGCACTGAGCATCGTCGGCACCCCGTCGCTGGTGGAGGTGCGCAGCCGCGAGGGTAGCCAGGTGACCAACGAGCCGGAAGCCTGGCTGCGGCGCAAGCTGGGCTGGACCTTCCCCATCGCCGGCCTGCGCTACTGGGCCCTGGGCCTGCCGGCGCCGGGGTCCCCCGCCGTGATCGAGCTGGACGCGGAGGGCGAGATCGCCGCGCTGGAGCAGGACGGCTGGCGCCTGGAGTATGACGAGTACCAGCCGGCCGGGCCGGTGTCGCTGCCGCGGCGCCTGCAGCTGGCCAAGCCCGAGGTGACGATCAAGCTGGTCGCCGACCGCTGGGACGGCCTGCCAGGCGTGGACACCGCCCAGCCCGCGACCGAACCGCCATTACAATGA
- a CDS encoding 50S ribosomal protein L25/general stress protein Ctc: protein MKQNFVVSAESRADEGKGASRRLRRTGKVPAILYGGKDQPISIAVSHNELWKSLKVEAFYSHILTLKLNGTEQQVVLKDLQRHPVDETLLHIDFQRILADQLLRRQVPLHFKGAEVAPGVKVGGGIVEHHLNQVEVECLPKDLPEYIEIDLSAMQLNDVVHLSQLNVPEGVALTELKHGADPSVVVIHLPRAAVEPEPVAAGSAEVPAANQKAPDAKGAAPAKGAAPAKAAAPAKAAPAKKK, encoded by the coding sequence ATGAAACAAAATTTCGTTGTCAGCGCCGAATCCCGCGCGGACGAGGGCAAAGGTGCGAGCCGCCGCCTCCGTCGCACGGGCAAGGTGCCCGCTATCCTCTACGGTGGCAAGGATCAGCCGATCAGCATCGCCGTCTCGCATAACGAGCTGTGGAAGAGCCTGAAGGTCGAAGCCTTCTACTCGCACATCCTCACGCTCAAGCTCAACGGCACCGAGCAGCAGGTCGTGCTCAAGGACCTGCAGCGTCACCCGGTGGACGAAACCCTGCTGCACATCGACTTCCAGCGCATCCTCGCGGACCAGCTGCTGCGTCGCCAGGTGCCGCTGCACTTCAAGGGCGCCGAAGTGGCCCCGGGCGTCAAGGTCGGCGGCGGTATCGTCGAGCACCACCTCAACCAGGTGGAAGTCGAGTGCCTGCCGAAGGACCTGCCGGAGTACATCGAGATCGACCTCTCGGCCATGCAGCTCAACGACGTGGTGCACCTGTCGCAGCTGAACGTGCCGGAAGGCGTTGCGCTGACCGAGCTCAAGCACGGCGCCGACCCGAGCGTCGTCGTGATCCACCTGCCGCGCGCTGCCGTTGAGCCCGAGCCGGTTGCTGCTGGCTCGGCCGAGGTTCCGGCCGCGAACCAGAAGGCTCCGGACGCCAAGGGCGCTGCTCCCGCCAAGGGTGCCGCCCCGGCCAAGGCCGCTGCTCCGGCCAAGGCTGCTCCGGCCAAGAAAAAGTAA
- a CDS encoding sigma-70 family RNA polymerase sigma factor, whose product MSASTQPDPATSFEPYRRSLLGLAYRMLGSMAEAEDVVQDAYLRWHGTDRATVEQPRAFLGRTVTRLCLDELKSARMQREEYIGPWLPEPLLDEAALAPDQASEFADDLSMALLLTLERLSPLERAAFLMHDVFDLDYPEVARTLRRSEEACRQLASRARSQVRRERPRYQPSAEERQRLTLAFAGAIGCGDIEALTRLLAEDAVFYSDGGGKVAAARKPILGALRIARFLTGLVRKPLIAQRQLGGTGPLGLKLAPVNGMPGMVLGMGGRIVQTYALEIREGRIAAVYVTRNPEKLAHLQP is encoded by the coding sequence ATGAGCGCCAGCACCCAGCCCGATCCGGCGACCAGCTTCGAGCCCTACCGGCGCTCGCTGCTGGGGCTGGCCTACCGCATGCTCGGCTCGATGGCGGAGGCCGAGGACGTGGTGCAGGACGCCTACCTGCGCTGGCACGGCACCGACCGCGCGACGGTGGAGCAGCCGCGTGCCTTCCTCGGCCGCACGGTGACGCGCTTGTGCCTGGACGAGCTGAAGTCGGCGCGCATGCAACGCGAGGAGTACATCGGTCCCTGGCTGCCGGAGCCCCTGCTGGACGAGGCGGCGCTGGCGCCGGACCAGGCCAGCGAGTTCGCCGACGACCTGTCGATGGCACTGCTGCTGACGCTGGAGCGGTTGTCTCCGCTGGAACGCGCGGCCTTCCTGATGCACGACGTCTTCGACCTGGACTACCCCGAGGTGGCGCGGACGCTGCGCCGCAGCGAGGAGGCCTGCCGCCAGCTGGCCTCGCGCGCACGCAGCCAGGTGCGGCGCGAACGACCACGCTACCAGCCCTCTGCCGAAGAGCGCCAACGCCTGACGCTGGCCTTTGCCGGCGCCATCGGTTGCGGCGATATCGAGGCGCTGACACGGCTGCTGGCCGAGGATGCGGTGTTCTACTCCGACGGCGGCGGCAAGGTGGCAGCGGCGCGCAAACCCATCCTGGGGGCCCTGCGCATTGCCCGCTTCCTCACGGGCCTGGTGCGCAAGCCCTTGATTGCACAGCGCCAATTGGGCGGAACCGGCCCGCTGGGCCTGAAGCTGGCGCCGGTCAACGGCATGCCGGGCATGGTCCTGGGCATGGGCGGACGGATCGTGCAGACCTATGCGCTGGAAATCCGCGAGGGCCGCATTGCGGCGGTCTACGTCACCCGCAACCCGGAAAAGCTGGCGCACCTGCAGCCCTGA
- a CDS encoding tetratricopeptide repeat protein, translating to MQLLGLSALLLASAHAAAADRPVTSRGSPFDTQEANAQFHVMAGEMAANRQQPGLAAQEFLRAVAITPDPDLAQRATQLALLAKDATLAMQAAQRWLVIEPTALEAREVIARLSLEAGDKAEVLRQAEAIVAGHAGGEDDGYRHVALLLVQAGNDKGPMAVEVMHELASKEPTRAGAQHALALAALRFQNLPLAEASARKAVALSKGSEEETLLLVGTLVQLKKLDEATALIDKLAVGPKGAAARYGYARLLLEAEQRDAARSQLQKALAADPKMDDARFALGVLAVTDEQYAEAEKYLLPLLQGSRGQDAALQLGRMEETRKNWDKALAYYAKVTNGMAAVDALIRRSAVLAETGQLPAARSLLAQTRDQVPPLGSRLYRAEAELLIDARLNDEALKLLNEAVDDYPGDGELVYSRSLVHERMGQLPLAEKDLRGLLAENPDDARALNGLGYMLLVNTKRLDEATEMIRRAHELEPDDAAIIDSLGWAEYKRGRSKEALAWLQQAYDKFPDPEVAAHLGEVLWTLGDKDRARGIWDKALADDPDHRVLKETVQRLAR from the coding sequence ATGCAACTCCTGGGCCTTTCGGCCCTCCTGCTGGCCTCCGCGCACGCGGCGGCGGCCGACCGGCCCGTGACCTCGCGGGGCTCGCCGTTCGATACCCAGGAGGCCAATGCCCAGTTCCACGTGATGGCCGGTGAAATGGCGGCCAATCGCCAGCAGCCCGGCCTGGCCGCCCAGGAGTTCCTCAGGGCCGTGGCGATCACCCCCGACCCGGACCTTGCGCAGCGCGCCACCCAGCTGGCCCTGCTGGCCAAGGACGCCACCCTGGCGATGCAGGCGGCGCAGCGCTGGCTGGTCATCGAACCCACGGCGCTGGAAGCCCGCGAGGTGATCGCGCGCCTGTCGCTGGAAGCCGGCGACAAGGCCGAGGTGCTGCGCCAGGCCGAGGCGATCGTCGCCGGCCACGCCGGTGGTGAGGACGACGGCTACCGCCATGTCGCCCTGCTGCTGGTCCAGGCCGGCAACGACAAGGGCCCGATGGCGGTGGAGGTGATGCACGAACTGGCCTCGAAGGAACCCACCCGCGCCGGCGCCCAGCACGCGCTGGCGCTGGCGGCGCTGCGCTTCCAGAACCTGCCGCTGGCCGAGGCCTCGGCGCGCAAGGCGGTGGCGCTGTCCAAGGGCTCCGAGGAGGAAACCCTGCTGCTGGTCGGCACCCTGGTGCAGCTCAAGAAGCTGGACGAGGCGACGGCCCTGATCGACAAGCTGGCGGTGGGGCCGAAGGGCGCCGCGGCGCGCTACGGCTATGCCCGCCTGCTGCTGGAAGCCGAACAGCGCGATGCCGCGCGCAGCCAGCTGCAGAAGGCACTGGCGGCCGATCCCAAGATGGACGACGCCCGCTTCGCGCTGGGCGTGCTGGCGGTGACCGACGAGCAGTACGCCGAGGCGGAGAAGTACCTGCTGCCGCTGCTGCAGGGCAGCCGCGGGCAGGACGCGGCGCTGCAGCTGGGCCGCATGGAGGAGACCCGCAAGAACTGGGACAAGGCCCTGGCCTACTACGCCAAGGTCACCAACGGCATGGCGGCGGTGGACGCCCTGATCCGCCGATCCGCGGTGCTGGCCGAGACCGGCCAGCTGCCCGCCGCCCGCTCGCTGCTGGCACAGACCCGCGACCAGGTGCCGCCGCTGGGCTCGCGGCTGTACCGTGCCGAGGCCGAGCTGCTGATCGACGCCCGTCTCAACGACGAGGCGCTGAAGCTGCTCAACGAGGCGGTCGACGACTACCCGGGCGATGGCGAGCTGGTCTACAGCCGCTCGCTGGTGCACGAACGCATGGGCCAGTTGCCGCTGGCCGAGAAGGACCTGCGCGGGCTGCTGGCGGAAAACCCGGACGACGCGCGCGCCCTCAACGGCCTGGGCTACATGCTGCTGGTGAATACCAAGCGCCTGGACGAGGCCACGGAGATGATCCGCCGCGCCCACGAGCTGGAGCCGGACGATGCCGCGATCATCGACAGCCTGGGCTGGGCCGAATACAAGCGCGGCCGTTCGAAGGAAGCCCTCGCATGGCTGCAACAGGCCTACGATAAGTTTCCGGACCCCGAAGTCGCCGCCCATCTGGGCGAAGTGTTGTGGACGCTGGGCGACAAGGATCGCGCCCGCGGCATCTGGGACAAGGCCCTCGCCGACGACCCCGACCACCGCGTGCTGAAGGAAACGGTGCAGCGGCTCGCCCGATGA
- a CDS encoding ribose-phosphate diphosphokinase, with translation MADSKLMLFSGNANTKLSQDIANYLKQPLGQAVISQFSDGEIQIEIQENVRGKDVFVIQPTCAPTNDNVMELLLMLDALKRASAGRITAVIPYFGYARQDRRPRSTRVPISAKVVADMIGECGANRVLTVDLHADQIQGFFDIAVDNVYASPVLLGEIWRQKYENLIVVAPDVGGVVRARAVAKRLDDADLAIIDKRRPKPNESRVMNIIGDVTGRTCVLVDDLADTAGTLCKAAEALKEAGAIKVVAYITHPVLSGPAISNISKSVLDELVVTDTIPLSEAAKGCPKIRQLSIGGLLAETIRRISAEESVSSLYVD, from the coding sequence ATGGCCGACTCCAAGCTGATGCTGTTCTCGGGTAATGCGAATACCAAGCTTTCGCAGGACATCGCCAATTACCTGAAGCAGCCGCTGGGACAGGCGGTGATCTCGCAGTTCTCGGACGGCGAGATCCAGATCGAGATCCAGGAGAACGTCCGCGGCAAGGACGTCTTCGTGATCCAGCCGACCTGCGCGCCGACCAACGACAACGTCATGGAACTGCTGCTGATGCTGGACGCGCTCAAGCGCGCCTCGGCCGGCCGCATCACGGCGGTGATCCCCTACTTCGGCTATGCCCGCCAGGACCGCCGCCCGCGTTCCACCCGCGTGCCGATCTCGGCCAAGGTGGTCGCCGACATGATCGGCGAGTGCGGCGCCAACCGCGTGCTGACGGTGGACCTGCACGCCGACCAGATCCAGGGCTTCTTCGACATCGCCGTGGACAACGTCTACGCCAGCCCCGTGCTGCTGGGCGAAATCTGGCGCCAGAAGTACGAGAACCTGATCGTGGTGGCGCCGGACGTGGGCGGCGTGGTGCGCGCCCGCGCGGTGGCCAAGCGCCTGGACGACGCGGACCTGGCGATCATCGACAAGCGCCGCCCCAAGCCCAACGAGTCGCGCGTGATGAACATCATCGGCGACGTCACCGGCCGCACCTGCGTGCTGGTGGACGACCTTGCCGACACCGCCGGCACCCTGTGCAAGGCGGCCGAGGCGCTCAAGGAAGCCGGCGCGATCAAGGTGGTGGCCTACATCACCCACCCGGTGCTGTCCGGCCCGGCGATCTCCAACATCAGCAAGTCGGTACTCGACGAGTTGGTAGTGACCGACACCATCCCCCTCTCGGAAGCCGCCAAGGGCTGCCCCAAGATCCGCCAGCTGTCGATCGGCGGCCTGCTGGCCGAGACGATCCGCCGCATCAGCGCGGAAGAATCGGTGAGTTCGCTGTACGTGGATTAA
- the hemA gene encoding glutamyl-tRNA reductase, with product MALITLGLSHHLAPVEARERMAFAEADLPAALTRLRALPGVAEAAILSTCNRTEIMAVAELEEESRLLEWWRRERQAPDGYVEKYLYSHRDLGSVTHSLRVASGLDSMVLGEPQILGQMKQSFAVANDLRALGPVLGRLFQHAFAVAKLVRSQTQVGAHPVSVAYAAVQMARRIFADLSGQTVLLIGAGEMTQLLARHLQQHGVGRIVVANRSLERAEKLAREVHGYAISLNDLPGYLGDADLIVSCTAARGTILHKEVMQRAVKSRRRKPVFMIDLAVPRDIDPRIADLEDIYLYTIDDLRAVVAENLKLREEAAKQAEVLIQSQAMEFGRWLESRDAGATIQQIRGRARGVRDEVLDKARRRLAAGEKPEDVMTFLADTLANKLMHAPSSALRRADAVEQALLLNAARKLFDLPDDQA from the coding sequence ATGGCCTTAATCACCCTAGGTCTCAGCCACCATCTCGCGCCGGTCGAGGCGCGCGAACGCATGGCCTTCGCGGAAGCCGACCTGCCGGCGGCCCTGACGCGCCTGCGGGCCCTGCCGGGCGTGGCCGAGGCCGCCATCCTGTCCACCTGCAACCGCACCGAGATCATGGCGGTGGCCGAGCTGGAGGAGGAGTCGCGCCTGCTCGAGTGGTGGCGCCGCGAGCGCCAGGCGCCGGATGGCTACGTCGAGAAGTACCTGTACTCCCACCGCGACCTGGGCAGCGTCACCCACAGCCTGCGCGTGGCCTCGGGCCTGGATTCCATGGTCCTGGGCGAGCCGCAGATCCTGGGGCAGATGAAGCAATCCTTCGCCGTGGCCAACGACCTGCGCGCCCTCGGTCCGGTGCTCGGGCGCCTGTTCCAGCACGCCTTCGCGGTGGCCAAGCTGGTGCGCAGCCAGACCCAGGTCGGTGCGCACCCGGTGTCGGTGGCCTATGCCGCCGTGCAAATGGCCCGGCGCATCTTCGCCGACCTGTCCGGCCAGACCGTGCTGCTGATCGGCGCCGGCGAAATGACCCAGCTGCTGGCGCGCCACCTGCAGCAGCATGGGGTCGGCCGCATCGTCGTTGCCAACCGCAGCCTGGAGCGCGCCGAAAAGCTCGCGCGCGAGGTCCACGGCTATGCCATCAGCCTCAACGACCTGCCGGGCTACCTGGGCGACGCCGACCTGATCGTCTCCTGCACCGCCGCCCGCGGCACCATCCTGCACAAGGAAGTGATGCAGCGCGCGGTCAAGAGCCGCCGCCGCAAGCCGGTGTTCATGATCGACCTGGCGGTGCCGCGCGACATCGACCCGCGCATTGCCGATCTCGAGGACATCTACCTCTACACCATCGACGACCTGCGCGCGGTGGTGGCGGAAAACCTCAAGCTGCGCGAGGAAGCCGCCAAGCAGGCCGAGGTGCTGATCCAGTCGCAGGCCATGGAATTCGGCCGCTGGCTCGAGAGCCGCGACGCCGGTGCCACCATCCAGCAGATCCGCGGCCGCGCCCGCGGCGTGCGCGATGAGGTGCTGGACAAAGCCCGCCGCCGCCTCGCCGCCGGCGAGAAACCCGAAGACGTGATGACCTTCCTGGCCGACACCCTGGCCAACAAGCTGATGCATGCCCCGTCGAGCGCACTCAGGCGCGCCGACGCGGTCGAACAGGCGCTGCTGCTGAACGCGGCGCGCAAGCTGTTCGACCTTCCCGACGACCAGGCCTAG
- the prfA gene encoding peptide chain release factor 1 produces MKASLLTKLEGLAERREEISQELSDPDVIGNVDKFRRLSQEYAQLGPLSEAYAGYRDTSTEIAGLLDMRNDADRELREMAELELPAAQERLAALEKTLQGYLVPKDPLDNNNVFLEIRAGTGGDEAAIFAGDLFRMYSRWAEGRGWQVEVLSMSEGEHGGFKEVISRVAGFGAYSQMKFESGAHRVQRVPETESQGRIHTSAATVAVLPEIEESQITINPADLKVDTYRSGGAGGQHVNKTESAIRITHVPTGVVVECQEERSQHKNRAKAMALLSARLIDAERSKQSADMAAQRKQLVGSGDRSERIRTYNFPQGRITDHRINLTLYQLERVIMGDLDPVIQPLLAEHQAELLAEIGE; encoded by the coding sequence ATGAAAGCCTCACTCCTCACCAAGCTGGAAGGACTCGCCGAGCGCCGCGAAGAAATATCGCAGGAGCTGTCGGACCCCGATGTCATCGGCAACGTCGACAAGTTCCGCCGCCTGTCGCAGGAGTACGCCCAGCTGGGGCCCCTGTCCGAGGCTTATGCCGGCTACCGCGATACCAGCACGGAGATCGCCGGCCTGCTCGACATGCGCAACGACGCCGACCGCGAGCTGCGCGAAATGGCCGAGCTGGAACTGCCGGCCGCGCAGGAGCGCCTGGCCGCGCTGGAGAAGACCCTGCAGGGCTATCTGGTGCCCAAGGACCCGCTGGACAACAACAACGTCTTCCTCGAAATCCGCGCCGGCACCGGTGGCGACGAGGCGGCGATCTTTGCCGGCGATCTGTTCCGCATGTACTCGCGCTGGGCCGAAGGCCGCGGCTGGCAGGTCGAGGTGCTGTCCATGAGCGAGGGCGAGCACGGTGGTTTCAAGGAAGTCATCTCGCGCGTCGCCGGCTTCGGCGCCTACTCACAGATGAAGTTCGAGTCCGGCGCCCATCGCGTGCAGCGCGTGCCGGAAACCGAATCGCAGGGTCGCATCCACACCTCCGCGGCCACCGTCGCGGTGCTGCCGGAGATCGAGGAGTCGCAGATCACGATCAACCCGGCGGATCTCAAGGTCGACACCTACCGTTCCGGCGGTGCCGGCGGACAGCACGTCAACAAGACCGAGTCGGCGATCCGCATCACCCACGTGCCCACCGGCGTGGTGGTGGAGTGCCAGGAAGAGCGCTCGCAGCACAAGAACCGCGCCAAGGCCATGGCCCTGCTGTCGGCGCGCCTGATCGACGCCGAGCGCTCGAAGCAGTCGGCCGACATGGCGGCGCAGCGCAAGCAGCTGGTCGGCAGCGGCGACCGCTCCGAGCGCATCCGCACCTACAACTTCCCCCAGGGCCGCATCACCGACCACCGCATCAACCTGACGCTGTACCAGCTCGAGCGCGTGATCATGGGCGACCTCGACCCGGTCATCCAGCCGCTGCTGGCCGAGCACCAGGCCGAGCTGTTGGCGGAAATCGGCGAGTGA
- a CDS encoding HesA/MoeB/ThiF family protein has translation MSNFARYARQVILPEVGVNGQQLLRDSSALVIGLGGLGSIAAAYLAGAGLGRLVLADRDRVEASNLQRQLLYRQADLGRAKTEAARAQLSALNPEVEIELRDAETWPQAVSTVDVVLDCTDNFPARFAINRACVAARKPLVSGAAIRMEGQLAVFDLRRGGPCYGCLFPDSGDTAETCEEAGILGPVVGAVGAMQALAALQLLLGIGEAGRLQVWDARQMRWRSHKMTRDPNCPVCGEQKDGH, from the coding sequence TTGAGCAACTTCGCCCGCTACGCGCGGCAGGTGATCCTGCCGGAGGTCGGCGTCAACGGACAGCAGCTGCTGCGCGACTCCAGCGCCCTGGTGATCGGCCTGGGCGGCCTGGGTTCCATCGCCGCCGCCTATCTCGCCGGCGCCGGTCTCGGCCGCCTGGTGCTGGCCGACCGCGACCGCGTCGAGGCCAGCAACCTGCAGCGCCAGCTGCTGTACCGCCAGGCCGACCTCGGCCGCGCCAAGACCGAGGCCGCCCGTGCCCAGCTGTCGGCGCTGAACCCCGAGGTGGAGATCGAGCTGCGCGACGCCGAGACCTGGCCGCAGGCCGTGTCCACGGTCGACGTGGTGCTGGACTGCACCGACAACTTTCCCGCGCGCTTCGCCATCAACAGGGCCTGCGTCGCCGCGCGCAAACCCCTGGTCTCCGGCGCGGCGATCCGCATGGAAGGCCAGCTCGCCGTGTTCGACCTGCGCCGCGGCGGTCCCTGCTACGGCTGCCTGTTCCCGGACAGCGGCGACACCGCCGAGACCTGCGAAGAGGCCGGAATCCTGGGCCCGGTGGTGGGCGCCGTAGGGGCCATGCAGGCCCTCGCGGCGCTGCAGCTGCTGCTCGGCATCGGCGAGGCGGGGCGGCTGCAGGTGTGGGATGCGCGCCAGATGCGCTGGCGTTCGCATAAGATGACGCGCGATCCGAATTGCCCGGTCTGTGGAGAACAAAAAGATGGTCACTGA